In one window of Dyella thiooxydans DNA:
- a CDS encoding acetyl-CoA C-acyltransferase has protein sequence MTKQVQDAYIVAATRTPVGKAPRGVFRNTRPDDMLAHVIRAVMAQAPGVDPHRIEDVIVGCAMPEAEQGMNVARIGALLAGLPYTVPGVTINRFCSSGVQAIAMAADRIQLGVADLMIAAGTESMSMVPMMGHKVAMNPAIFANDEDRAIAYGMGITAEKVAEQWKVTREQQDAFAVESHRRALAAIAAGEFKDEITPFQLDDHYPDLATGGIKTDSRLIDTDEGPRAGTTMEVLAKLRTVFRNDRFGGSVTAGNSSQMSDGAGALLLASEKAIKEFNLTPIGRFVGYSVAGVKPEIMGIGPKEAIPKALKQTGISQDQLDWIELNEAFAAQALAVIGDLGLDPAKVNPLGGAIALGHPLGATGAVRAATLLHGMRRRKQKYGMVTMCIGTGMGAAGVFESL, from the coding sequence ATGACCAAGCAAGTACAGGACGCCTACATCGTCGCCGCCACCCGCACCCCGGTCGGCAAGGCGCCGCGCGGCGTGTTCCGCAACACCCGTCCGGACGACATGCTCGCCCACGTGATCCGCGCCGTGATGGCGCAGGCGCCGGGCGTCGATCCGCACCGCATCGAGGACGTGATCGTCGGCTGTGCCATGCCCGAGGCCGAGCAGGGCATGAACGTGGCGCGCATCGGCGCCCTGCTCGCCGGCCTGCCGTACACCGTGCCCGGCGTGACCATCAACCGCTTCTGCTCGTCCGGCGTGCAGGCCATCGCCATGGCCGCCGACCGCATCCAGCTCGGCGTGGCCGACCTGATGATCGCGGCCGGCACCGAGAGCATGAGCATGGTGCCGATGATGGGCCACAAGGTGGCGATGAACCCGGCCATCTTCGCCAACGACGAGGATCGCGCCATCGCCTACGGCATGGGCATCACCGCCGAGAAGGTGGCCGAGCAGTGGAAGGTCACCCGCGAGCAGCAGGATGCCTTCGCGGTGGAAAGCCACCGCCGCGCGCTGGCCGCCATCGCCGCCGGCGAGTTCAAGGACGAGATCACCCCGTTCCAGCTCGACGACCACTATCCGGACCTCGCCACCGGCGGCATCAAAACCGACAGCCGCCTGATCGACACCGACGAGGGCCCGCGCGCGGGCACCACGATGGAGGTGCTGGCCAAGCTGCGCACGGTGTTCCGCAATGACCGCTTCGGCGGCTCGGTGACTGCCGGCAACTCCTCGCAGATGTCCGACGGCGCCGGCGCGCTGCTGCTGGCCAGCGAGAAGGCGATCAAGGAGTTCAACCTGACCCCGATCGGCCGCTTCGTCGGCTACTCGGTGGCCGGCGTGAAACCGGAGATCATGGGCATCGGTCCGAAGGAAGCGATCCCCAAGGCGCTCAAGCAGACCGGCATCTCGCAGGACCAGCTGGACTGGATCGAGCTCAACGAGGCGTTCGCCGCGCAGGCGCTGGCGGTGATCGGCGACCTCGGTCTGGACCCGGCCAAGGTCAACCCGCTGGGCGGCGCCATCGCGCTGGGCCACCCGCTGGGCGCCACCGGTGCGGTGCGTGCCGCCACCCTGCTGCACGGCATGCGCCGCCGCAAGCAGAAGTACGGCATGGTGACCATGTGCATCGGCACCGGCATGGGTGCGGCAGGCGTGTTCGAATCGCTCTGA
- a CDS encoding ABC transporter permease, which translates to MSALGRALAAEQVKLRHTLAAWMVVLAPMLVVLLSVLQISLSRLHGPSSLSGQEAWMRFASGLFVLWVFLMLPLFVTLQAALLANMEHGPQTWKHLLALPLPRWSHYAAKLFVLAAMVVMATALLALATPLAGWVIMHTQPAFGIAGPAPWRWLAVHASACVAAAGLMIALQAWVAIRWQSFTTSVFVGVAGTVAGFLIGQSARFGPWFPWSMPVQVLARQSNHLMQVVVVGSLGGLLMAGLGLWHFDRSETG; encoded by the coding sequence ATGAGCGCACTGGGTCGGGCACTGGCCGCCGAGCAGGTGAAGCTGCGGCATACCCTGGCGGCCTGGATGGTGGTGCTGGCGCCGATGCTGGTGGTGCTGCTGAGCGTGCTGCAGATCAGCCTGAGCCGGCTGCATGGGCCCTCGTCGCTCAGCGGGCAGGAGGCCTGGATGCGCTTTGCCAGTGGATTGTTCGTGCTGTGGGTGTTTCTGATGCTGCCGCTGTTCGTGACCCTGCAGGCGGCCTTGCTGGCGAACATGGAACACGGCCCGCAGACCTGGAAGCACCTGCTGGCGCTGCCGTTGCCGCGCTGGAGCCACTACGCGGCCAAGCTGTTCGTGCTGGCAGCGATGGTGGTGATGGCGACCGCCTTGCTCGCCCTCGCTACGCCGCTGGCCGGCTGGGTGATCATGCATACGCAGCCGGCGTTCGGCATCGCCGGTCCGGCGCCGTGGCGTTGGCTGGCCGTCCATGCAAGCGCGTGTGTGGCTGCCGCTGGCCTGATGATCGCGCTGCAGGCCTGGGTGGCCATACGCTGGCAAAGCTTCACCACGTCGGTGTTCGTTGGCGTGGCCGGTACGGTGGCCGGGTTCCTGATCGGCCAGTCGGCCCGGTTCGGCCCGTGGTTTCCCTGGTCGATGCCGGTGCAGGTGCTCGCGCGTCAATCCAACCACCTGATGCAGGTGGTCGTCGTGGGATCGCTCGGTGGCCTGCTGATGGCGGGCCTGGGGCTATGGCACTTCGACAGGAGCGAGACCGGCTGA
- a CDS encoding ABC transporter ATP-binding protein — MLAIETRALTRRFATGHGVGALDLAVPAGSVYGFLGPNGAGKTTTIRLLLGLLRADDGEIRLFGQPLTRQSRAPLRQVGSMVESPSLYPHLSGYENLEVTRRLLGLAPERIDAVLRIVGLERDAHRRVRVYSLGMRQRLGIALALLGEPRLLVLDEPSNGLDPAGIVELRTLLQRMAGELGITVFVSSHLLAEVEQMASHVGVLHQGKLRFQGTPGELRERYGDPLVIRCTDGDAVCTALAELGEAAQRVDPTTVRVPMPQRPDHEINRWLVTQGHEVHALARSPRSLETLFFEMTGRDAA, encoded by the coding sequence ATGCTGGCCATCGAAACCCGGGCGTTGACGCGCCGCTTTGCCACCGGACACGGCGTGGGGGCGCTCGACCTGGCGGTGCCCGCGGGCAGCGTGTACGGCTTTCTCGGTCCGAACGGGGCCGGCAAGACCACCACCATCCGCCTGCTGCTCGGCCTCCTGCGCGCGGATGACGGCGAGATCCGCCTGTTCGGTCAGCCGCTGACGCGGCAGTCGCGCGCTCCCCTGCGGCAGGTCGGTTCGATGGTGGAGTCGCCCTCGCTGTACCCCCACCTGTCCGGTTACGAAAACCTGGAAGTCACCCGGCGCCTGCTCGGTCTTGCACCGGAGCGCATCGACGCCGTACTGCGCATCGTCGGCCTCGAGCGCGATGCGCATCGCCGCGTGCGTGTGTACTCGCTGGGCATGCGCCAACGCCTCGGCATCGCGCTGGCCCTGCTCGGCGAGCCGCGGCTGCTGGTGCTGGACGAGCCGAGCAACGGCCTGGATCCGGCGGGCATCGTCGAGTTGCGCACCCTGCTGCAGCGCATGGCCGGCGAGCTGGGCATTACCGTGTTCGTTTCCAGCCACCTGCTGGCCGAGGTGGAGCAGATGGCCTCGCATGTCGGCGTGCTGCACCAGGGAAAGCTGCGGTTCCAGGGCACGCCCGGCGAATTGCGCGAGCGCTATGGGGACCCTCTGGTGATCCGCTGCACCGATGGCGATGCGGTCTGCACTGCCCTTGCGGAACTGGGCGAGGCCGCCCAGCGGGTCGACCCCACCACCGTGCGCGTGCCGATGCCGCAGCGGCCGGACCACGAGATCAACCGATGGCTGGTGACCCAGGGGCACGAGGTGCACGCGCTGGCGCGAAGCCCGCGCTCGCTGGAGACGCTGTTCTTCGAGATGACCGGGAGGGACGCCGCATGA
- a CDS encoding response regulator — MARILIAEDEPKIARLLADYLAQSGHEASVVGEGDRVLAALAAERPALLLLDIMLPGQDGLAILRELRRDSALPVIMLTARVEEIDRLLGLELGADDYICKPFSPREVVARVQAVLRRSRPGAAANPFTLDESAQRIRYQGRPLPLTTTEYRLLQAMLSQPGRIYSRDQLLDLMHDDLRDVTDRVVDSHVRNLRRKLEDIAPGQAFIRSVYGAGYRFEVAEG, encoded by the coding sequence ATGGCCCGGATCCTGATCGCCGAGGACGAGCCGAAGATCGCCCGGCTGCTGGCCGACTACCTTGCGCAGTCCGGCCACGAGGCATCGGTGGTGGGCGAGGGGGACCGCGTGCTTGCGGCGTTGGCTGCCGAGCGGCCGGCGCTGCTGCTGCTGGACATCATGCTGCCGGGCCAGGACGGGCTGGCGATCCTGCGCGAACTGCGCCGCGACAGCGCGTTGCCGGTGATCATGCTCACCGCACGCGTCGAGGAGATCGATCGCCTGCTCGGGCTGGAGCTCGGCGCCGACGACTACATCTGCAAGCCGTTCAGCCCGCGGGAGGTGGTGGCCCGGGTGCAGGCGGTACTCCGCCGCAGCCGGCCGGGCGCGGCGGCCAACCCGTTTACCCTGGACGAGTCCGCGCAGCGCATCCGCTACCAGGGACGCCCCTTGCCGCTGACCACCACCGAGTACCGCCTGCTGCAGGCCATGCTGTCGCAGCCCGGCCGGATCTATTCGCGCGACCAGCTGCTGGACCTCATGCACGACGACCTGCGTGACGTGACCGATCGCGTGGTCGACAGCCACGTGCGCAACCTCCGTCGCAAGCTGGAGGACATCGCACCCGGGCAAGCCTTCATCCGTTCGGTGTATGGCGCCGGGTACCGTTTCGAGGTGGCTGAAGGCTGA
- a CDS encoding ATP-binding protein encodes MTPASSRPTGWRLRVAHKLFLLLAMAMAFSLLAMGLLTVHHLRSSFVAYVNDADLDRLTPLAQTLARRGDAVSGFDGLRDPQVWHSVLQRSLVPDQHPVDEGTGPRPSPLEAPLPPPPPPPPLPPPPPPPPAVAQTPSAPLPARVSLLDAGHAVVAGEIPPPGALERPIRVDGSVVGWLALRPLSRPADPRDTAFLAAQVRGMAWLAGLLLLLAMAVAWAFARHLLAPLRDVEKAARKLSDGAFGGQLTTHRQDELGDLVRHVNRLSKALAAHDTARQRWMADISHELRTPLAIVRGELEAMRDGVRPTDAATLASVHEEVMRLGRLVDDLHQWSMADAGSLSYRPARHDLAELLIEGVARFDATAQMAGIAIAHDDQPAPVHVDADRMRQLIDNLLSNSLRYTERGGRIEARVFVEGGQACLRIDDTPPGVPEEALPFLFQPLYRVDGSRNRALGGSGLGLAIAQRIAIAHGGTLTASVSPLGGLRMELHLPLETA; translated from the coding sequence TACGTGAACGATGCCGACCTGGACCGTCTTACCCCGCTGGCGCAGACGTTGGCCCGGCGCGGCGATGCGGTGAGCGGGTTTGACGGTCTGCGCGACCCGCAGGTCTGGCATTCGGTGTTGCAACGCTCGCTGGTGCCGGATCAGCATCCGGTGGATGAGGGGACGGGACCGCGGCCTTCGCCGTTGGAGGCGCCGCTACCTCCACCTCCGCCCCCACCGCCGCTACCCCCGCCACCGCCCCCTCCACCGGCGGTGGCGCAGACCCCGTCGGCGCCTCTGCCGGCGAGGGTCAGCCTGCTCGATGCCGGCCATGCCGTGGTCGCCGGAGAGATCCCGCCACCGGGCGCCCTGGAGCGCCCGATCCGGGTCGACGGCAGCGTGGTGGGCTGGCTGGCACTGCGCCCACTGAGCCGCCCGGCCGATCCCCGCGACACCGCGTTCCTCGCTGCGCAGGTGCGCGGCATGGCCTGGCTGGCCGGGCTGCTGCTGTTGCTGGCGATGGCCGTGGCGTGGGCCTTCGCCCGTCACCTGCTCGCGCCGCTGCGTGACGTCGAAAAGGCGGCGCGCAAACTCTCCGACGGCGCGTTCGGCGGGCAGCTGACTACGCACCGGCAGGACGAACTGGGCGATCTGGTACGGCACGTCAATCGCCTGAGCAAGGCGCTGGCGGCGCACGACACCGCGCGGCAGCGCTGGATGGCCGACATCTCGCACGAACTGCGCACGCCGCTGGCGATCGTGCGCGGCGAACTGGAAGCGATGCGTGACGGCGTGCGGCCGACGGATGCCGCGACACTGGCCTCGGTGCACGAGGAGGTGATGCGGCTCGGTCGGTTGGTGGATGACCTGCACCAGTGGTCGATGGCCGATGCCGGCTCGCTGAGCTACCGGCCGGCACGACACGACCTGGCCGAGCTGCTGATCGAAGGGGTGGCACGCTTCGATGCCACCGCGCAGATGGCCGGCATCGCCATCGCCCACGACGATCAGCCGGCGCCGGTCCATGTCGACGCCGATCGCATGCGCCAGCTGATCGACAATCTGCTCAGCAACAGCCTGCGCTACACCGAGCGCGGGGGCAGGATCGAGGCGCGGGTGTTCGTCGAGGGCGGCCAGGCCTGCCTGCGCATCGACGACACGCCGCCCGGCGTGCCCGAAGAAGCCTTGCCCTTCCTGTTCCAGCCGCTGTACCGCGTCGACGGCTCGCGCAATCGCGCCCTCGGTGGAAGCGGACTGGGCCTGGCGATCGCGCAGCGGATCGCCATCGCGCATGGGGGCACGCTGACGGCATCGGTCTCGCCGCTGGGCGGCCTGCGGATGGAACTGCACCTGCCACTGGAGACGGCCTGA